Part of the Planctomycetota bacterium genome, GATCGTGAGCGCCGACAGCATGCAGGTGTGGCGCGGCATGGACATTGGCACCGCCAAGCCCACACCCGCGGAACGGGAGCAGGTGCCGCACCACGCCATCGACCTGGCCGATCCCCACCGCGACGCCTTCAGCGCCGCCGACTGGCTGCGCGAGGCGCAGCGCGCGATCGCCGGGATCCAGTCGCGCGGCCGCACGCCAATCGTGGTGGGCGGGACCAATCTCTATCTGCGCCTGCTGCTTGAGGGCATGGTGGAAAGCGCCCGCCCCGACCCCGAGTTTCGCCGGAGCCTTGAGGAACTCGACGCGGAAGCCCTGCGCCAGCGGCTTTCGCAAGTGGATCCCGAAAGCGCGGCGCGACTGCACGCCAACGACCGCCGGCGCATCATCCGCGCCCTGGAGATCGCCCGCGCCACCGGCGCGCCCGCCAGTTCGACGCGCAGCCAGTGGGCCAGCGGCGCGCCGAACATTCCCGAGGGCTTTCACATGCTGCTGCTGGAGTTGGAGAACGAGACCCTCAACCAGCGGATCAATGCCCGAGTTCAGAAATTCGTGGAGGCCGGCTGGCTGGACGAAGTGAACCGGCTCACGCGCTCCGAGCCCCTTCTACCGCAGGCGCTGGAGGCGGTGGGCTATCGCGAATTGCTCGACGCACTGGAAAGCCGCTGCTCCCTGAACGAGGCCGTCGAGGCGATCAAGATCCGGACACGCCGCTACGCCAAGCAGCAGCGCACCTGGCTGCGGCGCTTCCAAACTTCGCAAAGATGCCTCACCTTGAAAACAGAAAATAAAATTTTTGAAAAAATCACTCTGGAAGCTCTCACGGCACTTTTTGGAAGCTCCTGACCCCGCTGCGGCCCCGTTCTCGGACTCGTTTCTGTGCACCGCCGACTTGACGAGTCGATAGGGTCGGCTATTCATCCCTTCCTTCTATATGGCCAAGTCCAGAGCGAAATCATCCCCGTCAGCAGCCAAAAACAAGGGGAAACCCTCGTCCAAGGCCGCCAAAAGCCCGGTCGCCACGATCGGCGGCTCCCATTTGGTGATCGTCGAGAGCCCGACCAAGGCCAAGAAGCTTCAGGAATACTTGGGACGCGGCTACAAGGTGATCGCCAGCAGCGGCCACATTCGCGACCTGCCGGCTAAGGCGACCAAGGGTGTAAAGCAGCTGGTGCCGGGCGTGGACATCGAGAACCAGACCTTCGAGCCGACCTACGTCATCAATCCCGACCGCAAGGGATTGGTGAGCGAAATCCGCAAGCTGGCCGCGGGATCCAGCGACATCTGGTTTGCGACGGATCTTGACCGCGAGGGCGAGGCGATCGCGTGGCATCTGGCGGCGCTGGTGGACGTGGATCCCAAGGTCGCCAAGCGCGTCGTCTTCAACGCCATCACCAAGCAGGCGGTGCTCGAAGGCTTCGCCCATCCGCGTCCGATCGATATGGACCGCGTGAATGCCCAGCAGGCGCGGCGCATCCTCGACCGCATCCTGGGCTATCCGGTCAGCCAGATCCTCTGGAAGAAAGTCGCCGGCGGACTCAGCGCCGGCCGCGTGCAGAGCGTGGCGACGCGCATTGTTGTGGAGCGCGACCGCGAGATCCGAGCCCACATCCCCGATGAAAGCTGGAGCGTCTGCGTGCGGCTCACCGACGAGGTCGCCAAGGCCGCGGGCCTCGCCGAGGCCTGGAATGCGCTCGCCGCGAAGGTGGACGAGCGCGGCAAGGGCGCCACCCAGAAGGAGCAGGCCCAGTGGCTCGCCGACCACGGCGGCTTCGAGGCGGATCTGATCGAGATCAAGGGCACCAAGTTCGATGTCTCCTGCAAGAGCAATGCCCCGCGCGACCTCTCGAAGGAGGCGGCCGGCGCCGCGGAGGCCGTCGGGCTGAAGCAGGTCCAGGCCGAGCGCACCCCCAATGCGGCCGGCAAGGGTCCGGCGGCATTCCATGTGAAGGTCTCCGGGACACTCGATCCCAAGGCGCGTTACAAGGTGTCCAGCGTCGAGGGCAAGCGCGAGACGTCGCGCCCCTATCCGCCCTTCAAGACCAGCACGCTGCAGCGGGCCGGCGGCGCGTTCGGCCTGACCGCCGATC contains:
- the miaA gene encoding tRNA (adenosine(37)-N6)-dimethylallyltransferase MiaA, translated to MQHHAIVIAGATASGKSALALWLALHVPGGGEIVSADSMQVWRGMDIGTAKPTPAEREQVPHHAIDLADPHRDAFSAADWLREAQRAIAGIQSRGRTPIVVGGTNLYLRLLLEGMVESARPDPEFRRSLEELDAEALRQRLSQVDPESAARLHANDRRRIIRALEIARATGAPASSTRSQWASGAPNIPEGFHMLLLELENETLNQRINARVQKFVEAGWLDEVNRLTRSEPLLPQALEAVGYRELLDALESRCSLNEAVEAIKIRTRRYAKQQRTWLRRFQTSQRCLTLKTENKIFEKITLEALTALFGSS